In Candidatus Zixiibacteriota bacterium, a single genomic region encodes these proteins:
- a CDS encoding C10 family peptidase — MSDKFRSVFALVALTFILILFNTLPARGEIADPEEMQNACRNWLSYIVSQRGSWGGSAAPQIISESEITAAGEVVGRFYAIEPVGYVIVPILKELAPIKAYSDENDLDINEIDGFAAMIREVLSDRNLLFVQRYGALDAVQPADNPLYGPAQREMWNLYALNETEFNAAMALRKVAAMQTVGPLLTTVWHQSAPYNNFCPIGDGGRTVVGCVATAAAQILAYHRWPMEGTGTRTYWWNGDNSCDGYTPGMLLTADFTDPYDWDNIPNNCSPTCSPAQQNALAELNYEVGVAFSMDYGRCGSGAYTSNARYVFPDYFRYLDIIELHDRNQYGVRVWSDMIKAEIEADRPIQYKISLHSIVCDGWQSVLPIDQVHMNYGWGGGNNSWYTIDDLYCNWEGCSPTVEQMLTKITPDRGVFLSADTTWGYLPLDVCFTGSSTLPTTDQWIWAFGDGDSAYVQSPVHTYSNPGRYDVTLKVVSGADNRTYRATKYITILADTLSAADAQGTAGTQVEVIINVRNTVPLRSLRIPVTFEGDLGMTLANYSFDGCRTSGFDQKTMPVYDPSNSQGVFYIFNTSPGTPDLAPGYGPVLKLYFNIPAGANATQLGQIKFDGFSTHFPIFAGPVLEYTPKLDVGLVSLPFTCGDANGNSDISMLDATFLLAFLFRGGPSPAPIMAGDANGSGTVNILDATYLITYLYKSGPAPACP; from the coding sequence GCTATCTTATATCGTTTCGCAGCGGGGAAGCTGGGGCGGGTCGGCGGCGCCGCAGATTATTTCGGAGTCCGAAATCACCGCCGCCGGCGAAGTCGTAGGGCGATTCTATGCCATTGAGCCGGTCGGATATGTCATCGTGCCGATTCTCAAAGAACTGGCGCCGATAAAAGCTTACTCCGACGAGAACGACCTTGATATAAATGAAATCGATGGTTTTGCGGCAATGATTCGCGAGGTGCTCTCCGACCGCAACCTGCTTTTTGTTCAGCGGTACGGTGCTCTTGATGCCGTGCAGCCGGCTGATAACCCGCTCTATGGTCCCGCGCAACGGGAGATGTGGAACCTTTATGCTCTTAATGAGACGGAGTTCAATGCCGCCATGGCCTTGCGGAAAGTCGCCGCTATGCAGACGGTTGGTCCTCTCTTGACTACGGTCTGGCACCAGAGCGCACCATACAATAATTTCTGCCCGATTGGCGATGGCGGCCGGACCGTTGTCGGCTGCGTGGCTACTGCCGCGGCGCAAATTCTGGCATATCACCGCTGGCCTATGGAGGGAACCGGCACCAGAACCTACTGGTGGAATGGAGATAATTCCTGCGATGGCTACACCCCGGGCATGCTCTTGACGGCGGACTTCACCGACCCGTATGACTGGGACAATATCCCCAATAATTGCAGCCCGACCTGCAGCCCTGCGCAGCAAAATGCCCTGGCGGAATTGAATTATGAAGTTGGGGTCGCTTTTTCAATGGACTATGGCCGTTGCGGCTCCGGCGCCTATACCTCCAACGCCCGGTATGTTTTTCCTGATTACTTCCGTTATCTCGATATAATAGAGCTGCACGACCGGAATCAATATGGCGTGCGGGTCTGGTCTGATATGATAAAAGCGGAAATTGAAGCCGACCGGCCTATCCAATACAAAATCAGCCTGCACTCGATTGTTTGCGACGGCTGGCAATCGGTTCTTCCTATCGACCAGGTGCATATGAATTACGGCTGGGGCGGCGGCAATAATTCCTGGTACACCATAGATGACCTCTATTGCAACTGGGAAGGCTGCTCACCTACCGTGGAGCAGATGCTTACCAAGATTACTCCTGACCGGGGAGTTTTTCTTTCCGCCGATACCACCTGGGGCTATCTGCCTCTTGACGTCTGTTTCACCGGCAGCAGTACTCTTCCGACCACCGACCAGTGGATATGGGCATTTGGCGACGGCGATTCCGCCTATGTGCAATCGCCCGTCCATACTTATAGCAATCCCGGACGGTACGATGTCACTTTGAAAGTTGTCTCCGGCGCTGACAACCGTACCTACCGCGCCACCAAGTATATTACTATTCTGGCTGATACACTGTCCGCCGCTGATGCCCAGGGAACCGCCGGGACTCAGGTGGAAGTCATCATCAACGTCCGCAATACCGTGCCCCTGCGAAGCCTGCGAATTCCGGTCACCTTTGAAGGCGACCTCGGAATGACTCTCGCCAACTATTCCTTTGACGGCTGCCGCACCTCCGGTTTCGACCAGAAAACCATGCCGGTCTATGACCCCAGCAACAGTCAAGGGGTCTTTTACATATTCAATACCTCTCCCGGCACTCCTGACCTTGCTCCCGGATACGGACCGGTGTTGAAACTATATTTTAATATTCCGGCGGGGGCAAACGCCACACAACTGGGACAGATTAAGTTTGACGGCTTCAGCACCCATTTCCCCATTTTTGCCGGACCGGTGCTCGAATATACGCCGAAGCTTGATGTCGGCCTGGTATCGCTTCCCTTCACGTGCGGCGACGCCAATGGCAACAGTGATATCAGCATGCTTGATGCCACCTTCCTGCTGGCGTTTCTCTTCCGGGGAGGACCTTCTCCGGCGCCGATAATGGCTGGCGACGCCAACGGCAGCGGCACCGTCAATATTCTGGATGCGACCTATTTGATAACTTATTTATATAAGAGTGGACCGGCGCCGGCTTGTCCGTAA